One Salmo trutta chromosome 19, fSalTru1.1, whole genome shotgun sequence genomic window carries:
- the LOC115154432 gene encoding E3 ubiquitin-protein ligase RNF167 — translation MLGLWCMGARLGVLTLALCCTLAPLPAHAYIYAHYSNMTNMLFEDLPAFFGSSLPKEGLMGVLVESRPLNGCTPIEPPPPRPTSSEPNTTTTKYIVLIRRYDCNFDIKVLHAQQAGFSAAIVHNMYSETLLNMNYSNETIADEIEIPSVFTSYYASQILRTFIIPEQGAYVILKPEFAFPLSYYLIPFTGIVGMIILVMVVILIVRCVQYRKRMRKYRLTKEQLKRIPIHKFTKGDEYDVCAICLDEYEEGDKLRVLPCSHAYHSKCVDPWLTGTKKTCPVCKQRVTRPNPEYSESESEDDGAPRADEEGAEGEADTERTPLLRPSNPGSPSGNPGAYSATVTTVTTAQCLGSPGHSDSPILEYEGYYSPQEESDSDTEEEGMDSHPSDDDTAQLIVRGAVGV, via the exons ATGTTGGGTCTGTGGTGCATGGGTGCCCGACTGGGCGTTCTCACTCTGGCGCTGTGCTGCACACTGGCTCCCTTACCTGCGCACGCATACATCTATGCT CATTACAGCAATATGACCAACATGTTGTTTGAGGACCTCCCTGCCTTTTTTGGATCATCACTACCCAAAGAAGGACTTATG GGTGTGTTAGTAGAGTCACGACCACTCAACGGCTGCACTCCGATAGAACCTCCACCACCACGGCCCACATCTAGTGAGCCCAACACGACCACTACTAAGTACATAGTCCTCATCCGACGCTATGACTGCAATTTTGATATCAAG GTGCTGCATGCACAGCAAGCTGGATTCAGTGCAGCCATTGTTCACAACATGTACTCAGAGACACTACTCAACATGAACTATAGCAATG aaACTATTGCAGATGAGATTGAGATCCCCTCCGTATTCACCAGCTACTACGCCTCCCAAATTCTCAGGACTTTCATCATTCCTGAACAAGG GGCCTATGTGATCCTCAAGCCGGAGTTTGCCTTCCCACTCTCATACTATCTCATCCCCTTCACTGGAATAGTGGGCATGATCATCCTTGTGATGGTTGTCATCCTG ATTGTGCGCTGTGTGCAGTACAGGAAAAGGATGAGGAAATATAGGCTGACTAAGGAACAGCTGAAGAGGATCCCCATTCACAAGTTCACTAAAG GTGATGAATATGACGTCTGTGCTATTTGTCTGGATGAGTATGAAGAGGGTGACAAACTGCGAGTTTTGCCTTGCTCACACG CGTACCACAGCAAGTGTGTGGACCCCTGGCTTACAGGGACTAAGAAAACTTGCCCTGTGTGTAAACAACGCGTAACCCGACCTAATCCAGAGTATTCTGAGTCCGAGTCTGAGGATGATGGGGCACCTCGTGCAGACGAAGAGGGGGCAGAGGGTGAAGCTGACACCGAGCGCACCCCTCTGCTCCGCCCCTCCAACCCAGGCTCCCCTTCTGGCAACCCAGGGGCCTACTCTGCCACCGTCACCACGGTAACCACCGCCCAGTGCCTGGGCTCCCCCGGGCACAGCGACTCGCCCATCCTGGAGTACGAGGGCTACTACTCCCCTCAGGAGGAGTCAGACTCTGATACTGAGGAAGAGGGGATGGACTCCCACCCCTCAGATGATGACACTGCCCAGCTCATTGTTAGGGGTGCAGTGGGGGTCTGA